One region of Oncorhynchus mykiss isolate Arlee chromosome 8, USDA_OmykA_1.1, whole genome shotgun sequence genomic DNA includes:
- the si:dkey-177p2.6 gene encoding SERTA domain-containing protein 2 isoform X2, which produces MLQCQFPLDWIYMLNPNEISRYMVGRGVKRKLNDCEDQMLDLPYPQQRQLVLDLCLDKLQSCQRRAEPSLHRSVLLANTLRQIQQEMRQEGGLHLESPPPAPATPRHSPDLPPVPSDRPSTPVAALSSSLLCEDDNDAQSTCTELPKGTGSEDGGKSQDLLFGSFEITNSTSYLTDLQLDDIFEDIDTSMYDPSDFSVLACPPPRGSSGASLGNDYNLKAFSTSSSTLQMCLNDLDHIMEILVRS; this is translated from the coding sequence GTACATGGTGGGCCGTGGGGTGAAACGTAAGCTTAATGACTGTGAGGATCAGATGCTGGACCTGCCCTACCCCCAGCAGAGGCAGCTGGTGCTGGACCTGTGCCTGGATAAACTCCAGAGTTGCCAGCGCCGAGCTGAACCCAGCCTGCACCGCTCGGTGTTGCTGGCTAACACTCTGCGACAGATTCAACAGGAGATGAGGCAGGAGGGAGGCCTGCATCTGGAGTCCCCCCCTCCAGCCCCCGCCACACCGCGCCACTCCCCGGATCTGCCGCCTGTGCCCTCGGACCGTCCCTCCACCCCAGTGGCCGCACTCTCATCCTCACTGCTGTGTGAAGACGACAACGACGCACAGTCAACCTGCACAGAGCTCCCCAAGGGAACGGGGTCGGAGGATGGCGGCAAGTCGCAGGATCTGCTGTTTGGATCCTTTGAAATCACCAACTCCACCAGCTACCTGACGGACCTGCAGCTGGACGACATTTTTGAGGACATTGACACATCCATGTACGACCCGTCAGACTTCTCTGTTCTGGCCTGCCCCCCTCCCAGAGGGAGCAGCGGAGCCTCCTTGGGGAATGACTATAACCTCAAGGCATTCTCCACCTCCAGCAGTACTCTGCAGATGTGTCTCAACGACCTCGACCACATCATGGAGATCCTGGTACGCTCTTG